The Scylla paramamosain isolate STU-SP2022 chromosome 47, ASM3559412v1, whole genome shotgun sequence DNA window GCGTTATGTGTGGTGCCGTCACAAGCGTCAGGAACGTCACCAACGGCTCCTCAGGGAATACAATGTCTTCTGCGGTAATCTGGGGAACGTCCACGGAATTCGACAAGCTGCTCACGGACCACTGAGTCACCGATCAGTTTGGTCTCTTCATTTTGTTACTGTTAATTTGTCAAGGGTCCCAAAGCCGCTACAGCATGTGGGCGGCAGTTgactcttttttcttcactgaggagaaggaagaggaagaggatgaggagaaggaagaagaggaggaagaggatgaggagaaggaagaggaggaggacgaagaagagataggaggtggaggaggaggagagagtcgAGACAAGAAAGGTAGaatcagaggaagagaaggaggcgacatcagggaagcaggaagaagaggaaaaggagaaagaaagaaggtggaggggaggggaggggaggagaggagaggggagaggaggggaggggagagagagagaggcaaggagaggaccAGTAGGAATTAAAGACAGGTTATGCCGAGGCACAATATTTTCActtataaaaagaagaaatgttagAACTGAATTTTGAAGCTTGCCCCTTACTGCAcacaccagccagccaaccagccagccagccagccagacagacagacagacagacagacagacagacagacagacagacagacagacagacagacacctttACCATTGTCATAATACTGCCTCGGAAGTCTGCCAAGCCACGAGTCGCAGGATTGGGTAGTGGAAGGCATGTCTGATTAGCGCGTAGGTGTGTCCTTCGTTGTGCCAGTTTAAGGATTATGGGCGATTGGAATGGAATGATTAAGTCCACACAAcaatggcagtgtgtgtgtgtgtgtgtgtgtgtgtgtgtgtgtgtgtgtgtgtgtgtgtgtgtgtgtgtgtgtgtgtgtgtgtgtgtgtgtgtgtgtgtgtgtgtgtgtgtgtgtgtgtgtgtgtgtgtgtgtgtgtgtgtgtgtgtgtgtgtgcgtgcgtatcCGACTGTAGGAATgtgcaagagaggaagaggaggaggaggaggaggaggaggaggaggaggaggaggaggaggaggaggaggtggaggtggaggaggagaaggagaaggagaaggagaaggagaaggagaagaagaaggagaaggagaagggaggacggAGTCGAGACGGAAGAGATAGtcagagggggaagaggaggcgacatcagaggaggagagtagaggttgtctctcctcctcctcctcctcctcctccttcttcttctactactactactactcctcctcctcctcctcctcctcctcctcctcctcctcctcctcctcctccttcttcttctactactcctcctcctcctcctcctcctcctcctcctcctcctcctcctcctcctcctactcctcttcctcctcttcctcttatgtgCCACAGGGTAAAAGTGAAGGTtgtaagaagatgaagagagaagacagtgagaggaggaggaggaggaggaggaggaggaggaggaggaggaggaggagaaggaggaggaggaggccgctGTATCCAACTGGAATTTGTTTTGactcgtataaaaaaaaaaagacattaatttGCTTGTTTTCGCGtcctcaactcctcctcctcctcctcctcctctctacccctgcttcattcttctctctctctctctctctctctctcacacacacacacacacacacacacacacacacgtgtccaCAGTGTTGTTGTGTGGACTCGTGTGAACCTTGGCTTTTGTACtctgaatgaaagaagaggaggaggaggaggaggaggaggaggggaagatgaagtaGGCgaaaaagcagaaagagaataTTTAAAGAATAAGATCAAAGCGCAGgataaacgaagaagaaaaagagaagatgagaagaatgaatacaaaggaatacaaaggaaaagccaaacagcagcagacctttatGTCCCTTGCAAGGCTGGTTGGtgactacttctaactagctacagtgtggagagacaggacagcacagcagaaggctcctcccccacCAACCACCTCCCCAGCCTTCACTAACatggaaatagtagtagtagtagtagtagtagtagtagtagtagtaggaggaggaggaggaaggtaaggagttCCTCTCGCcctccacctcacacacacacacacacacacacacacgcccgcacaaacctaaccacacacaGGACTGACCCCTCCCGCCTTTCCCCTTCAGGTTACGGACACATCTACCCGACCACCCCTGCCGGCAGGATCTTCTGCGTGCTGTACTGCTTGGTGGGCGTGCCTCTCACCTGTATCCTGCTGGCTAAGTCCACGGATCTCCTCTCCTCGCGTATGGAACGGGTGTACATCACGGCAAAGGTGTGTGGTTAGTGTTGATGTAGTATCGAGAAGACTTTAACCTGggtgatgaaaatgataagCTGTGTGAGCAAGTTTTCTTAGCTGTGGGAATTATTGCTCTCCTGTGgtgtcaaaatagttcaccagttttcatttcctttcatgcACTTAAATAGTTTTCCCAGTACATATAGCAAGGAAGCTTAAGTAAAGAGGAACATGAAGTCTTAAGTAAAGTTTCGTATCTCGCCAGTGCTGCCCTCTGCCGGCCACTTACAGAACCGTGTGTTGGTGGGTAACTCAAGTGTTCATATTTCCAAGCCTTTTCAAAATTCACCCATAAGTTTGTCGTcttgtttttacggtttttaaTAAGAGAATGTTAAGTGAAGGATACCAACTTTGTGAATGAGTTGTCTTTAGCTTCTCTACTGTGTATTGTGTGTACTGGTGATgcctggtggtagtagtagtagtggtagtagtagtagtagtagtggtagtagtagtagtagttgcagtagccgtagcagaagtaacagtagcaacagtacacccacccacactttCCAATCCACTTATCCACTTATGTCGCGGCGTCTTCCATCAAATTAAATCTATCAATCATTCAATCTGCACGTCCCCTCtaacctccacacacacacacacacacacacacgcacacacacacacacacacacacacacacacgcacacacacacaccctagcCTCACCCACCCCTCACGAAACTTATGTAAGAGTTGAatcaataatacaaataaaacacacacgcacacacacgcacacacacacacacacacacacacacattcctacaCCCCATCAACACCTCACACACCAGTCCAACCCACCGgcacccctttccctcctccctacaCCCTTCAACAGCCCTCTacacgccatcaccaccatcaacaccacctaAACACACACCACCTCTTCATGCCTGCCCTCTTCCCTCGTATCACAGTACCCACACGGCTCCATGACCTCCCTATCTTCACATCCCCCTTTCCCCGACTCGTACACCCTGTCAGCACCCCTCAACACCCCACAGAGGCGCCACAGAGGAATGGGGAACTCCCTCCTGTACTGGGTCACCACAATTTACCTCTCCGTCGGGTTCCTGGTCTTCATGCTCCTGCCCTCCCTCGCCCTGACGAAACTGGAGCCCTGGACACTGGAGGAGGCgctgtacctcaccttcatcaccctcaccaccattgGATTTGGGGACTTCTATCCAGGTGAGGGGGGGGGTCAGGGGTCAGGGGTTCAGGGGGTATCTTACCTCATCTTCATCAGTCTCGGATTTGATGAGGGGGTCAGGGGGTCAGGGAAttgggggtgaggggggtggTCAGAGGGGAGGTGGTCAGGGGGGTGTTGGTGTCAGGGGGAGGTCAGGGTGGCAGCTGAGGGGGGTGGGatagggggaagagagagagagagagagagagagagagagagacgagagagagagagagagagagagagagagagagagagagagagagaataaataaatacaaaaatcatataaagataaaaatggaagataagATATGATGTTATCTAGATTTCCCttccgtgtttgtgtgtgtgtgtgtgtgtgtgtgtgtgtgtgtgtgtgtgtgtgtgtgtgtgtgtgtgtgtgtgtgtgtgtgtgtgagcagtgTTCATTATTCAAGAGTAGGATTTAAAGTGACAGAAAAcgtaacattaagaaaaaacgtAAATATTGATAGGGGACTAAAGtaaattttcattcattttattattattattattattattattattattattattattattattattaatattattattattattattattataagtaggagcaggaggaagcgtctctctctctctctctctctctctctctctctctctctctctctctctctctctctctctctctctctctctctctctctctctctctctctctctctctctctctctccttgtacagGTAATGTGTGAGTCATGTTTGCCACTAATCATGTCTAtgcacacctgcacacacctgcGACTGTCACATGCAATACACAAGTGTGCCTCAAactgcatgacacacacacacacacacacacacacacacacacacacacttatccccTCACCAAAAgcatttccctctccctttactcctcATTCCCCAAtcttttctctcaccaccaccaccaccaccaccaccaccaccaccaccaccaccacttcctctccaTGACCAAACACAGGACCCATCCTGCaacacctctgcgccgcacctccacttctacattccaaagggtctagttgaagtgacgcaggtttttaaGGGAGTTCTCACGGTtgtagtgacaaattaacaagatttctacattattaacaggagaaacactcttgagaacctggctgatcatctctgtggccctggaaaatagtcgagagagagagagagagagagagagagagagagagagagagagagagagaggagagagagagagagagagagagagagagagagagagagagagagagagagagagagcaaagcctttcAAAATATATAACACATGGCTACCaacccacacatcaccaccacaccctacaccaccaccaccaccaccaccaccacctccaccaccaccaccaccaacaccctaacctaaccaaacaaaacaccaaCATCAACCCAGCCACCCATCCTCCCTCATCCCCTGCGTCACCACCGCGTCCCTCCTTCAGGCTACGAGGAGGACGCGCCCTACAAGGAATATCAGGACCTGTACAAGATGGGCATAGTCATTTGGATCATGGTGGCGCTGGGGTACTGGTTCCTCCTGCTCAACTTCCTGCAGAAGGTCCTACGGAAACATGTGCCCAGGAAACTGAAGAAGTCgctgaagaaaacgaggaaattcAAGAAGCAGTCTGAGTTTTTCCAGCAGTTAGTCAGTAAggtaagtgagggagagggagtgagggagagggagagagggtgatggagagagaatgaaggacgGAGGTGAAAGTGACAGTGAGAGGATAAGGGGGTGAGGGAAGTAAGGAGTACTGCAGTGAGGGAGATTaatggaggagtgagggaggtgagagtccgtgagagtgagggagtaaTTGAAGGATCTAACAGCCCCATTCCACACATGCGTTCTGGCTCCTGTTCTCAAGCGTTCCTAGCCACTGCCAATAAGTCAATGCGCGAAAGGCCGTGTTCCAGATTCTTGCGCTCCAATGGCGGTCTGTTAACGATCGTAACAATGCCGTAAGGTTGTAACAGCTCAAACGCCGGCCATGGAAGGTTTATAGTGTTTGATAACGATGCAACACCGTTCTTTGTGGTTTTCAACTGTTGCAGCACTGTTCATTAACGTCCAAACAACGTTCTATTGCGATTCGATAGCGTTCTGTTACCGCTTCAACAGATCTGTACAGTTGTCTGCCGTTCTTTAATGAGTTGACAGTGACCGTAGCGTGTTGTCAGCGTTTCATTAGCCATTCATTAGCGTTCTGTTACCGTTGTCGTGAGGATTTGCCGGGGATATAAAACCGGCCCACATATTCTGTGTTTAGTTGCTGCTGGACACCAATATGGAAGGAGCTGGAGCTGGGGTCttcttactgctgctgctgcatcaaAATAACTTGCATTTTCTCCAGCTTGCCCTTGTACAAAAACTGATGATAAGACGTACACTCACAGCATTTTGGGTGAAACCATGGCTGGCTACCCAAAGAATTTCACGCCACACTGTTGCTAAGTTTATTCCAGTGGTCTGCCAGGCTACAGTGGATGAATGCAAGGATGAGATCGTAGCTTGTCCCGCCAACCCTGAGGAATGGAGACCCCTTGCTGGTGAATTTGAGAGAAGGAATGTCCCTCACGCTGTAGGTGCATTGGATGGGAAGCACGTGGCCACTCGCAAGTCACGCCAGCAGGAAGCCTCTATCATGACTACAAAGGCTTCTTTTCCACCACTTTACGCGTTAAAAAATCAGTTTGGGTCGGTTGATAGAAACTGAAAACTGCTGAGGACATTTTTGGACCGGTATGAGAAGGGGCAGGGACCGGTATGAGAGAGCTGTTGGTGCGGGATGAATTCAGATGGCCGTTAACTTCCAGTCCGTTAGCGCTGTTACCGTTGCTTGAATTCCGTTACCGTTCCTTTACCGATGCGTTAAGGATTTACTACCCTTCACTTCAAATGGGAGGGGAACGGCTAAAATTTTCAACATGCAGCCCAAACACAGCCGTACCAACAGTTCCCACCGCGCGAAGGAGTTCCGGTAAGGTTCACTGGTGTTCCGTGATGACTCCGGTAAGGTCCACTGGTGTTCCATATAGACTCCGTTAAGGTCCACTGCTGTTTCATATACATCCCGTTAAGGTCCAATAGTATTCCATGTAGATCCCCTTAAGGTCCACTGGCGTTCCGTGTAGACCCCGTTAAGGTCCACTGGTGTTTCAAGTAGACCCCGTTAAAGTCCCCCTCCTGACCTTCTTGTACCTTTCCTTAGTCGATACGTGGACGGGAGATAGAACGCATGTGTGGAATGGGAGAAAAAACTTGAGGCCCCGTAACATGGCAGTCATATGGGGGAGAGTGatggagtgagagtgagtgagagtgagtgtgagggagagtgagttcTTCCATTAATGAGCAAAGTGAGAGTGCCAATGAGTCCTCCAGCATTAAgtcagtaaagagagagagagagagagagagagagagagagagagagagaggagagagagagagagagagagagagagagagagagagagagagagagagagagagagagagagagaaaggaaaaaaatcataaccaCAAACTTTTCCCTCTCCACTTTTTCCCCCctatcctttccccctccctcctaacccaccccaccaccacccttaccccccccaccaccaccacagggacTTGaccgtaccaccaccaccacaccccccCATCAGGCCTTCACCAATGCAATCCCATACAACAAGGTAcagtttcccctttttcccctcagTTTCCCTCACCCAGCCTGCCCTAACTACCCAACAACCCTGATTGAGATTGGGGGAAGAGAATGCAGTGTTCCCCTCTTAATTACCCTTTAAATCACCCTTCAGAACGAGTGAAAAGGGAATGTGGTGCTTGAGTTTCCCCTCAATGTCAGTTttaagtgagggaagagagagaatgttactgaTTTTCCCCTTAACTACCATTATGAGGGGAAAGAATGTAGACTTCCCCTTAACTACCCTTATCAACGAGGGGAAAGAGAATGGTGTCCTGTTTTCCCCTTAATGACCCttacgaggggaaaaaaatgttgtgcTCTTGGTTTCCCCTCACCATACCTGTCaggaatgaaggggagagaatgTAATGTTTCCAGTTTCCCcttaattacaacaacaacgacgacaatacaacaaaaacaacaagaacaacaccattaccaccaccaccacctctgtgcCTCCTTCAGGTTGTGTCACAGGCAGGGCAGCAGGAGGTGGCCACCAAGGGGGGCGCGGGGGGTGACAAGGACATCGGCGTGGTGGCTCTCATGGTGGAGGTGGCAGACGCTCTAACCAGTGATGAGGCACGGCGCCCCTCGATCAACATGGCTGCCagtggaggtgaggggagaggcaagattttttttttcccctattttttcctcttggtttttgtccttcctttctctcattttcttttacgaTTTTCCTAAGATctgttttttccctcacttattCCACTTTTCCCCTCATTTAAGCTTTTACTGTTATTTCAGTTTTCCCTCGTTTaatcttctcccctcacctagAAATTTTCCCTTCAGttaatcatttttttccctttctgaaCTCTCTTTTAACCCCCTCTTCTACTTGGCTaaccctctttttccctctaacctctcttttcccctcaggCCACCTCTCTTATATTTGTCtgatctctcttttcccttcacctGGCTCTAGTTTTCCCCTCAGGCTACCTCTCTCCTtgtctaatttccttttcccctcgttTAACCGTCTTTACCCTTTACCTTATCCTAAATTTACTCTCTaacccttttttcccctcacctaaCATTTTCCCCTCAGTTAAGCCTTTTTTCCCAATTGAAACCACATTATACCCTCTTTTCTACTTGTCtaactctttttttccctcgtttaaGGTTATTTTCCCCTCGTTTAGCactcttttctcctcacctGACTCTAACTTTCCCCTCGGTTAAGATTTTCCCCAATTAAACCTTTTTACCCTCTTTCCTACTTGTCTAACCCTATCTTCCCCTctaaccctttctttcccctcacctgaccctatttttttcctcgtttaaCTATCTTCTCCCCTCATCTAACTCAAATTTTCACTTTAACCCATCTTTTTCCCTCACCTGGCTCGAATTTTCCCCTCtaacgcctttttttttcccctcacctgaCCCTAACTTTCCCTCAGGGCGCCGGGAGAGCAGGGCCGTGGCACCAATCACCTTGGCACAGTTGCTGGACGTCAGGGTGGCTGTCCGAGGGGAAGCAATACCCTCGATCAGGTCCTTTGTGGCCacttcccctcatccctcctccaGCGCCTTGCAGGACCTCTTGAAGCAGCATAAGGAACCAAGAGATCCCGAGGTCACACTGCCCCTAAGGGAGGTCCTCACGCTGGTCAGTTTAATCAAGTCTGTGGAGGACCa harbors:
- the LOC135095098 gene encoding uncharacterized protein LOC135095098 isoform X1, translated to MEKDKGRRISVRSIKKEAAKVRKSSWWRCGMSKGTFSGVKVTVFWVTYVLLGSLAFQYLEETTTVISSTKDHHNWARFKELAAGHTVVEELLELKESLLEICPESAMNRTFELLSDVASSVEVTQHNVTLMEHVELERVEASCGPALRIVEHLTERKTCSLVDAIYYTMTAVTTIGYGHIYPTTPAGRIFCVLYCLVGVPLTCILLAKSTDLLSSRMERVYITAKRRHRGMGNSLLYWVTTIYLSVGFLVFMLLPSLALTKLEPWTLEEALYLTFITLTTIGFGDFYPGYEEDAPYKEYQDLYKMGIVIWIMVALGYWFLLLNFLQKVLRKHVPRKLKKSLKKTRKFKKQSEFFQQLVSKGLDRTTTTTPPHQAFTNAIPYNKVVSQAGQQEVATKGGAGGDKDIGVVALMVEVADALTSDEARRPSINMAASGGRRESRAVAPITLAQLLDVRVAVRGEAIPSIRSFVATSPHPSSSALQDLLKQHKEPRDPEVTLPLREVLTLVSLIKSVEDQVGGGGGKLEGVLEGVLDDGMTSSTPSSPMSTATSCEPDYLPLIRARRKDGIVEEDNDDDDDDDDDDDDIDDDDDDEEDEEDDEEEDEDEEDEEEDEEDEDEEEEEMKRIDVEKGKRGGRFS
- the LOC135095098 gene encoding uncharacterized protein LOC135095098 isoform X2; translation: MEKDKGRRISVRSIKKEAAKVRKSSWWRCGMSKGTFSGVKVTVFWVTYVLLGSLAFQYLEETTTVISSTKDHHNWARFKELAAGHTVVEELLELKESLLEICPESAMNRTFELLSDVASSVEVTQHNVTLMEHVELERVEASCGPALRIVEHLTERKTCSLVDAIYYTMTAVTTIGYGHIYPTTPAGRIFCVLYCLVGVPLTCILLAKSTDLLSSRMERVYITAKRRHRGMGNSLLYWVTTIYLSVGFLVFMLLPSLALTKLEPWTLEEALYLTFITLTTIGFGDFYPGYEEDAPYKEYQDLYKMGIVIWIMVALGYWFLLLNFLQKVLRKHVPRKLKKSLKKTRKFKKQSEFFQQLVSKVVSQAGQQEVATKGGAGGDKDIGVVALMVEVADALTSDEARRPSINMAASGGRRESRAVAPITLAQLLDVRVAVRGEAIPSIRSFVATSPHPSSSALQDLLKQHKEPRDPEVTLPLREVLTLVSLIKSVEDQVGGGGGKLEGVLEGVLDDGMTSSTPSSPMSTATSCEPDYLPLIRARRKDGIVEEDNDDDDDDDDDDDDIDDDDDDEEDEEDDEEEDEDEEDEEEDEEDEDEEEEEMKRIDVEKGKRGGRFS